DNA from Triticum aestivum cultivar Chinese Spring chromosome 7D, IWGSC CS RefSeq v2.1, whole genome shotgun sequence:
TCCTTTTGCATGCCTTCCATGCCAGGAATAATGCTTAGCGAGGCGCAAACGTTAACGGTTATGGCAGAGTTTAGAAAAGATTCAGTGATTCTTCAGTTGAGAAAAGATTCTTCAATTTAATTCATCGACTACTAATACATGATGTCTTTCTTGCAAGCGCCACGGAGGTATGGCAGAgtttagggcaactccaacgcggATCACCAAACGGATGGCACCAAATGTCCGCGGACACTTTTGGACGTGTTCACGGATAGCCGGCCAGGTGCCGATCATCCAACTGTAGGCACCAAATGTCTGCCCGCTCATTTTTTTTCCCCATGCCTAGAGTGCTAAAAACAATGAAAGATAAATAGCAAAATTCTTCAATAATTGAAAGATAAATATTCCAATGCAACAATAATTCACATATAAATATTACAATCCAAACAAAAAGTTTTGAAATgaaatagttcaaatttgaattcaacttaTTCGGACACAGATACTCGATCAGATAATTCTGATGAGACTGACATGTCAATGAATAGGAGGGTTATATCTCCACTGCTTACATTTCGGATTCAGATTGAAAAGATGAAGTGATATGATCCTGTCTTTTGTAACATTATTACAGTATACGTTTGTCTCTTTTGTACTCTAGTTCTCAGAAATTCTTTGATTTATGTGTGCCGTCGAACAAGAGAACTGGAGGCTGGATGCATTAATGATCTGTCAATAGCTCCAGTTATACAAAATCTGGGTTATAGTTCATCAGTTATCAGAGTACAATACATATGCATGACTAAGTATTATTGCTGCAATTCTGCTTCAGTGTTAGGCATATCAGCTTCCTTATTCATTCCTGGCATTTCCATGATCACATCAAAGCCTTTTCACAATGACATAAAAGGCAATTCATCAGGAATCGCGTGGTCTCTTTCCAGCTACGGCAAAAATGTACTGTTATAGTTCAGCATACTGCCGTGAGGATGGACAGTTCATCCCTGATGATGTTCTCAACCAACCGATCAGCCACATCATCATGTTTGTCACGTGACTGAAGAGAGATTATTCATCAGACATTGTAGCTACAGAATTTCTCACGTGCGACGAGCTTTATTCACAGAGTTGCTGCCAAAACACAGCCTGACAAAAATTGTTCACAATATTATCACTTATACACATCTCATGTCTATTACTTATCTTATTATACACTCGATTTACTATGTTGGatatatgatactccctccgttccaaaaagcttgtcttagatttgtcaagATACGGAtttatctagacatgttttagtgttagatacatccgtatctacatAAATCTAAGACAAGCTTTTTGGGACAGAGGTAATAGAAGTTTGTTTATATATAACTTCTTGACTAACGGTCTGGGCTTGCAGTAGAATATGGTAGGCctatgttgtttgtttgtttgtctagAAGCCGACACACTGCGTATACTGAGCGTAGGCCTCCGATTGCATGCCGATTGGCGCACGGATGACTTCATCTGGAAGATCGAAGGCGTCGACGAGTTCTCGAGCAACAAGCCTCACTTGGTAACTGAGGTAGTCTACCAGTTTGTGGATAGCCTGCAAGCATACAGGGGAGCATAGTAGCATCAGGTCCTGGTTCTGGTCTCAAGCCAAGGACTGACATTGCAGTTTTGTACTATGGGGTTCATGACAAGCATATAAAAACCTTGGCTTTGTTTGGCGCGACATAGTCTACATTCCGATATGTCCCGATGTCTTTCCAGATCCTATCGAGCGCATAAAGGTCGCAAACCAGCTTCAGTACTTCACGTGTTTTCGCATCAGGGCAGCTGCATAGACACATCACAAGTCATTGTTGTCGCATTAACCTCACTGGATAAAGTCAAAAGGGTTACGAACACAACATCTGGTGAGAGTGCGCTTTGATAGTTCACCTTTAATTTCTATTTGTGGTTCAGCTAAACAACAAAATGAGGATAGGGCTCGAACACAAAAAGTAGTCCTCGGTACCAGAAGTTGCAACAGAACTATACTATACAAAGGGCGACAGGAGGGTTTTTCAAGGGATAATTCTAAAACTCGAGCACAAATAATCATGATCGACGGGTGGTAAACTGGAGTCAGGGCGACAGGAGGGTTTTTCAATGCTTTCGCTGATCTCAACCAACCAAATCTTCACTGTAAGTATTCAACAAAATCTTACTAGCAAAACTAATGTGTCAAGCTACCTAGTAAGCAATGATGGTAAGAACAATGTAACTGAGGACACAAAGACTACCTCTTCACTGCTTCTATAAACCTTGCGAGGATGACAGCCTCAACGTGTGATTCCGCGAGCGTGAGCAGATGGTTTAAACATCTGTTCCACGCACCAAAACCTCCAAGTGTCTTCATGTGCTTCTGGAGTCGAGCAGCAACACTATGCAGTAGTCTAGATGTTCGGTACTGAGAAGAGAGTTTATGCAATCAGTGCAGGACTTCTACCCAATTGCTACTGATATTATAATGAAGATAAGACTCACTCTGAATGCATCCAGCTGAAATTTAGGATCCCTTAGATGGTCTTCCCCTTCCCACCGAGCAGTAACGGGGTTAGGCTGAGACAAGTAGGTGCTCATGGAGTCTCTCAAGTAGTTCCAGGTGACTGAGAGTGTTCCTCCCTTAAATTTTTGCTGATATTGCTTCAGGAGATCGCCAGCAACCTACAATAGCATTGTGATAAGAGATACAGTACAATATTTGAGGTATAAGTAACTTCATATCACATGAAATGACTCACCCAAACTTCTACCCACAATATGTAATTAAGTGTGAGTTCTTAATatatgatactccctctgtaaagaaatataagaccgtttaaacgatcttatatttctttacagagggagtactagcctTTCAACTATCAGTGAACCTGCCCATCAAATATTACAAAAATGAGCTTTGTAAAGGATTCCGATTGGTACCTGCTGCAGCAGAACTGTATTGTCTCCTTCAAATGTTTGAAATATATCATGGTCATTCCGCAGATCACCAAAACGATTTACAGCAGCATACCCATGGCCACCACAAGATTCTCGGCATATGCTAATAGATTTTGCTGTGTATGAAGTTATGTAGGACTTCAACCCAGATGAAAGTACATGGACATCAGCGCTAATATCCTCGTCATTGGTTTTCTTCATTTCCGAGTACTTATCTACCAAATACCGCCTGGCAAAATGAAATGCATACGCTGATGCCAACATAGGCATTAGTTTGTGCTGGTGAGATTGGTAATCCAGCACACTGATTTCAGGCTGCTTAGGTGGACCAAATTGTTGACGCAGTAAAGCATATCTAACAGCAATGGTTACTGCAACTTTGAGTATACCCACAGAACTATATGCAAGACTAACTCGTCCCCCGACAAGCTCACCAAGGGTTGCTGCAAATCTTTTATTAATTGTGGGGAGACTGCTTGTGTATTTTCCATCTCGCGCCACATCACCGAATCTGTTCAGAAGATTGTCACGGGGTATCCTAACTGAACGGAATCTCAGGGCACCATTATCCACACCATTTAGGCCTATCTTGTGCCCACAATCATTGATCTCAATTCCAGGAAGAACAGCATGGGTTTCAAGGTCCCGAATCGGGACAATAAATGCATGAATTCCCATGTCAGCAGGTTCCCCTCCTTTTCCCTGAAGCGGTAAAATTAACCTCGCAAAAACAGTAGCGAATTTTCCATGAAGAGCTGAGTTGCCAATCCACCACTTAATGGCTCCATCGTTTGGTGTATCAATAATGAACTCATCAGTAACTGAATCAAATGTAGCAGTGGTCTGTAGGGCTTGAACATTGGATCCTGTCGAAAAGCAACAAACataaatgaagggaatcttttcaAACTATTGTAAACAGTGTTCTAGGTGTTGCAGAAGTCCCAATAGACAGTTAAACTGCAAATCAATCAAAGTACCAGACAAGAAATCAGCAATACAGTTGAAATAATTGAATAGATAATCTAACCATGATGCAGTTCTGTCATAGCAAAACAGCCTGGATAATCCAAATTATCGATTTTGTCAAAGTACTTTTCCCTGTGCTTCTTGGTTCCCAAATTTATTATAGAACCACCCCAAAGACTGCGTTGACAAGCAGGCAAGTTAGTGGATTTATAGCAACGAACAGACAAGGAAAAGGTAGCACGTAAAACCAGTAAATAATAGTTACAAATGTCAAATGATGTGTTATTGTCCTGCTAAGATCCTCAAATAAAATAATCCGA
Protein-coding regions in this window:
- the LOC123168675 gene encoding acyl-coenzyme A oxidase 2, peroxisomal isoform X2, whose amino-acid sequence is MATMSRSGYGSDDEDSTPAMRRLRRLSLHLLQPSDRPAPEGANSLVPAACAGRRRAGGLDADAAALTAYLRGRHRATQDRLYRFFVERPELHTPVELPMAAHRELCFRQMAALVREAGVRPLSLMADDPDEYFAVMEAVGGLDISLAVKFGVQYSLWGGSIINLGTKKHREKYFDKIDNLDYPGCFAMTELHHGSNVQALQTTATFDSVTDEFIIDTPNDGAIKWWIGNSALHGKFATVFARLILPLQGKGGEPADMGIHAFIVPIRDLETHAVLPGIEINDCGHKIGLNGVDNGALRFRSVRIPRDNLLNRFGDVARDGKYTSSLPTINKRFAATLGELVGGRVSLAYSSVGILKVAVTIAVRYALLRQQFGPPKQPEISVLDYQSHQHKLMPMLASAYAFHFARRYLVDKYSEMKKTNDEDISADVHVLSSGLKSYITSYTAKSISICRESCGGHGYAAVNRFGDLRNDHDIFQTFEGDNTVLLQQVAGDLLKQYQQKFKGGTLSVTWNYLRDSMSTYLSQPNPVTARWEGEDHLRDPKFQLDAFRYRTSRLLHSVAARLQKHMKTLGGFGAWNRCLNHLLTLAESHVEAVILARFIEAVKRLCFGSNSVNKARRT
- the LOC123168675 gene encoding acyl-coenzyme A oxidase 2, peroxisomal isoform X1, with the protein product MATMSRSGYGSDDEDSTPAMRRLRRLSLHLLQPSDRPAPEGANSLVPAACAGRRRAGGLDADAAALTAYLRGRHRATQDRLYRFFVERPELHTPVELPMAAHRELCFRQMAALVREAGVRPLSLMADDPDEYFAVMEAVGGLDISLAVKFGVQYSLWGGSIINLGTKKHREKYFDKIDNLDYPGCFAMTELHHGSNVQALQTTATFDSVTDEFIIDTPNDGAIKWWIGNSALHGKFATVFARLILPLQGKGGEPADMGIHAFIVPIRDLETHAVLPGIEINDCGHKIGLNGVDNGALRFRSVRIPRDNLLNRFGDVARDGKYTSSLPTINKRFAATLGELVGGRVSLAYSSVGILKVAVTIAVRYALLRQQFGPPKQPEISVLDYQSHQHKLMPMLASAYAFHFARRYLVDKYSEMKKTNDEDISADVHVLSSGLKSYITSYTAKSISICRESCGGHGYAAVNRFGDLRNDHDIFQTFEGDNTVLLQQVAGDLLKQYQQKFKGGTLSVTWNYLRDSMSTYLSQPNPVTARWEGEDHLRDPKFQLDAFRYRTSRLLHSVAARLQKHMKTLGGFGAWNRCLNHLLTLAESHVEAVILARFIEAVKSCPDAKTREVLKLVCDLYALDRIWKDIGTYRNVDYVAPNKAKAIHKLVDYLSYQVRLVARELVDAFDLPDEVIRAPIGMQSEAYAQYTQCVGF
- the LOC123168675 gene encoding acyl-coenzyme A oxidase 2, peroxisomal isoform X3; amino-acid sequence: MATMSRSGYGSDDEDSTPAMRRLRRLSLHLLQPSDRPAPEGANSLVPAACAGRRRAGGLDADAAALTAYLRGRHRATQDRLYRFFVERPELHTPVELPMAAHRELCFRQMAALVREAGVRPLSLMADDPDEYFAVMEAVGGLDISLAVKFGVQYSLWGGSIINLGTKKHREKYFDKIDNLDYPGCFAMTELHHGSNVQALQTTATFDSVTDEFIIDTPNDGAIKWWIGNSALHGKFATVFARLILPLQGKGGEPADMGIHAFIVPIRDLETHAVLPGIEINDCGHKIGLNGVDNGALRFRSVRIPRDNLLNRFGDVARDGKYTSSLPTINKRFAATLGELVGGRVSLAYSSVGILKVAVTIAVRYALLRQQFGPPKQPEISVLDYQSHQHKLMPMLASAYAFHFARRYLVDKYSEMKKTNDEDISADVHVLSSGLKSYITSYTAKSISICRESCGGHGYAAVNRFGDLRNDHDIFQTFEGDNTVLLQQVAGDLLKQYQQKFKGGTLSVTWNYLRDSMSTYLSQPNPVTARWEGEDHLRDPKFQLDAFRYRTSRLLHSVAARLQKHMKTLGGFGAWNRCLNHLLTLAESHVEAVILARFIEAVKRIRSYCSFQ